The Dyella sp. 2HG41-7 sequence ACAAGGTCGCCGTCAGCCGTGCCCTGGCCCGTCTGGTGGAGGCCGGTCGCGTGCACCGCGAAACGCACGGCGGCGACAAACGCCGTTCCGTGCTGAATCTCACTGAGGCCGGATGGCTGATCCACGACGACATCGCGCCCATGGCGCGGGCACGCGAGCGGGATGTGCTGGCGAAGCTGGATACCGACGAGCAGCAATGGCTGACGCGAATTCTCGACAAATTGCTTGGAGCACCCAAAAACGAAAACGGCGAGCGATAAAAATCGCTCGCCGTTGTTCTTTAGTTGCGAGATTTGTGCGACGTTATTTCACGCCGTGCATCAGCCGGTTGATCAACGGCGAGACCAGCAACAACAACACGCCGGCGCCCACTAACAGCCAGAAGCCGAAGGTGAACCCGCCCAGGGCAGAAGCAGCCGTCATGCCGTTGGCGCCGCTGATATAGCTGGCCACCATGCCGGACAAATTGCCGCCCACGGCCAACGACAAAAACCATCCGCCCATCGCCACGCCGACCAGTCGCGGCGGCGCCAGCTTGGTGACCATCGACAAACCGATTGGCGACAAGCACAACTCGCCGACGGTCTGCAGCACGTAACACAGCGCCAGCGGCCAGAACGGAATCAAGTTTCCGCCTTCGCCGATCAACCGCGACAACGCAAACATCAGGCCCGCGAATCCAAGCCCATTGAAGATCAGGCCCAGGCCGAACTTGCGCGGAATCGAAGGCTCCCTATGCCGCTTGCTGAGCAGGCCCCAGGTCAGCGACACCACCGGCGCCAACACAATGATCGCGAGCGGGCTGACCGACTGGAACCACGCCGTCGGGAAAACCCAGCCGCCCGGCATCCGGCGGTCGACAAGATTTTCCGCAAGGAAATTGAACGAGGTGCCGAGCTGGTAATAGAACGTCCAGAACAGCACGTTGAACGCGAAAATAATCAACATCGCGATAACGCGATCGAGCTGCGCTTTGTCGTGACGTTTCGCTTCGACGATCAGCGATGCTGCCACGATCACGAACAACGGCGCCAATACCAGCGAAAGACGTTCCGCCGCGAACTTCAACAGCAGGTACACCAGCGGCACGGCAATCGCGATGCCTACCAGCACCCACACCACACGCATCAAACTTTCCGCACCCGGCGCCGGACGCCCCACGCCGCGAAGGCCGCGCCGACCGAACCAGAACCAGAGCAGGCTCAAGGCCATGCCGATACCTGCGGCCGCGAACACCACCCTGTAGTTCTGCTGCAACGGCGTGCCGGTGAAATACGCAGCCATCCATCCGGTCAACAGCGGCGCGATCAACGCACCGAAATTGATGCCCATGTAGAACAGCGTAAAACCACGGTCGCGGCGCTCGTCGCCGACGCCGTACAACTGCCCGACCATCGAGGAAATATTCGGCTTGAACAAGCCGTTGCCGACAATCACCAAAGCCAACCCGACCAAAAGCAGATCTTTGTCCGGCAGCATCATCACGAACAGGCCGAGGCCCATCACCGCCGCACCGACGAGGATCGAGCGCTGGTAGCCGATCACTTTGTCCGCGACATAACCGCCGAAAATCGCGCTGCCGTAAACCAGCGCGGTGTAGGCGCCGTAAATCGTGCTGGCCCAGGCTTGGCCGGACGCGTTGCCGTGATAGAACTGCGCCACGATATAGAACGCCAACGACCAGCTCACGCTGTAGAACGCGAACCGCTCCCAGAACTCGGTCATAAACAACATCCACAACGGACGCGGATGGCCAAGCGTCTGCGGAAAGTCGGGCGCGTTGCCCACGCCGGCTTCGGAACTCTGGCTCACGGATTTCCCCTAGGGCTTCAAAGGCAAGAGATGTAACGAGCTGAGCACACTTCCGTCAAATGCATTGCAGCAAGGTCGGCCGATCGTCATTCCGGCGAAGGCCGGAATCCAGTTCGAACATGGTGTGCGAAGCACTCAACAAAAAGACGTTTCGCGTGCTGCGCACTACGTAATTCAACTGGATTCCGGCCTTCGCCGGAATGACGATCCAGTGTGAATTTAGCTTCCCAGCACCGTGCGAACGTCCAGCAGCTCCGGAAAGAACTCCAGATCCAGCGCTTTTTTCAAGAACGCCACGCCCGAGGAACCACCGGTGCCACGACGGTGTCCGATGATGCGCTCGACCACTTTCATATGGCGGAAACGCCAAAGCTGGAAACTCTCTTCGATATCCACCAGCTGCTCGCACATGTGGTACTCCGGCCAAAACTCGGTCGGCGCTTCGTAGATGCGCTTCAACACCGGCAACAAACCTTCATGACGTTGATAAGGCTCGCTCCAATCGCGCTCCACCCGCTCCGCCGGCACCGCATGGCCGCGACGCGCGAGATAACGCAGAAATTCGTCGTACAGCCCTGGGGTTTCCAGCGTTTCGCGCAACGTCGCCTGCGCAGCGGGGTCGTAATCGAACACCTGCAGCATCTGCGCGTTCTTGTTGCCCAGCATGAATTCGATTACGCGGTATTGCAGCGACTGAAAACCCGACGAAGAACCCAGCACGTCGCGAAATTCCAGATATTCCGACGGCGTAAGCGTTTCCAGCACGGCCCATTGCTCGAACAGTTGCCGTTGAATGTGCTTCACCCGCGCAAGATCTTTGAGGCTGCTGTTCAAGTCATCGGTGCGCAAGTTTGCGACCGCGGACTTCAGCTCGTGGATCATCAGCTTCATCCACAGCTCGGCTACCTGGTGCATCAGGATGAACAGCGTTTCGTTGTGAAGCGGAGGCTGGCTCAAGGGTTGCTGGGCGCTCAGCAGCTGGTCCAGGCGCAGGTAGCCGCTGTAGGTCATCCGGCCGTTCAGGTCGAGCTCGATGCCCGCCTCGAGGTCACGCTTATTGTCGGTCATGTGGCCCGCAAACCCGCAAAAAGACTCAACTTACCCGCCACGGTACTGACCCGTGCGCGGGCGCTCATGCTGCAGTGTACCTTGCGACGCAACATGCCGGCCTGCTAAAAAATGGCGTTTGTCTGGGTCAAAAGGTGCGCTTTGGACTACACACATTACGTGGTGACGCCCACGTAAAATAAGTCAAAGCATCCTAGCGCGTTCGGCCCCACTGGATGGGCCGCGCCTCCCCCGCAGTGTTTCCCCTTACCCTAATACGGGAGCGAGTCGTGTCCATCGCCGCCAAGTTTGAAATCGAATATCTGCAATATCTCGATGCCGAAGGCAAGCAGGTCCGTGACGATCTGCCTGCATTCGCCAAAGACCTCGACCATATGGTCGAGCTGTACAAATTGATGATGTCCACCCGCGTGTTCGACGCGAAATCGGTGGCACTGCAACGTACCGGCAAGCTGGGCACTTATGCAAGTTGCCTGGGTCACGAAGCCGCACACGTCGGCATCGGCAGTTCCATGAAGCCTGAAGACGTGCTCGCCCCGAGCTATCGCGAATACGGCGCACAGCTCTATCGCGGCGTGCAGCCGCGCGAGGTGTACATGTATTGGGGCGGCGACGAACGCGGCAACGATTATCAGAAAGAACCGGCGCGCCACGATTTCGCATGGTCGGTGCCGATTGCCACGCAGTGCCTGCACGCCGCCGGCTCCGCGCTCGCCTTCAAGATTCGCAACGAAAAGCGCGTTGCCGTGTGCACGATCGGCGACGGTGGTTCGTCAAAGGGCGACTTCTACGGCGCCATCAATATCGCCGGTGCGCAAAACCTGCCGATGGTCGCGGTGATCGTCAACAACCAGTGGGCGATTTCGGTGCCGCGCAAGATCCAGTCCGGTGCGCCGACACTGGCGCAGAAAGGTATCGCCGCAGGCCTCTACTCCATCCAGGTCGACGGCAACGACATCATCGCCGTGCGCAAGGCGATGGAAGATGCGCTCGAACGCGCGCGTTCCGGCCAGGGCGGCAGCGTGCTTGAGCTGGTGACGTATCGTTTGAGCGATCACACCACCGCCGATGACGCACGCCGTTATCGCGGCGAACAGGAAGTGAAAGACGCCTGGGCGAAAGAACCCATGAAGCGCCTGCGCAACTGGC is a genomic window containing:
- a CDS encoding MarR family transcriptional regulator; translated protein: MSHSRKPAPAGAEHAPLELEHFLPYRLSILSNTVSQAIANDYQRRYDLSMTEWRVMAVLARFHGLSAREVAERTAMDKVAVSRALARLVEAGRVHRETHGGDKRRSVLNLTEAGWLIHDDIAPMARARERDVLAKLDTDEQQWLTRILDKLLGAPKNENGER
- a CDS encoding oligopeptide:H+ symporter, with product MSQSSEAGVGNAPDFPQTLGHPRPLWMLFMTEFWERFAFYSVSWSLAFYIVAQFYHGNASGQAWASTIYGAYTALVYGSAIFGGYVADKVIGYQRSILVGAAVMGLGLFVMMLPDKDLLLVGLALVIVGNGLFKPNISSMVGQLYGVGDERRDRGFTLFYMGINFGALIAPLLTGWMAAYFTGTPLQQNYRVVFAAAGIGMALSLLWFWFGRRGLRGVGRPAPGAESLMRVVWVLVGIAIAVPLVYLLLKFAAERLSLVLAPLFVIVAASLIVEAKRHDKAQLDRVIAMLIIFAFNVLFWTFYYQLGTSFNFLAENLVDRRMPGGWVFPTAWFQSVSPLAIIVLAPVVSLTWGLLSKRHREPSIPRKFGLGLIFNGLGFAGLMFALSRLIGEGGNLIPFWPLALCYVLQTVGELCLSPIGLSMVTKLAPPRLVGVAMGGWFLSLAVGGNLSGMVASYISGANGMTAASALGGFTFGFWLLVGAGVLLLLVSPLINRLMHGVK
- a CDS encoding tryptophan 2,3-dioxygenase family protein encodes the protein MTDNKRDLEAGIELDLNGRMTYSGYLRLDQLLSAQQPLSQPPLHNETLFILMHQVAELWMKLMIHELKSAVANLRTDDLNSSLKDLARVKHIQRQLFEQWAVLETLTPSEYLEFRDVLGSSSGFQSLQYRVIEFMLGNKNAQMLQVFDYDPAAQATLRETLETPGLYDEFLRYLARRGHAVPAERVERDWSEPYQRHEGLLPVLKRIYEAPTEFWPEYHMCEQLVDIEESFQLWRFRHMKVVERIIGHRRGTGGSSGVAFLKKALDLEFFPELLDVRTVLGS
- the pdhA gene encoding pyruvate dehydrogenase (acetyl-transferring) E1 component subunit alpha → MSIAAKFEIEYLQYLDAEGKQVRDDLPAFAKDLDHMVELYKLMMSTRVFDAKSVALQRTGKLGTYASCLGHEAAHVGIGSSMKPEDVLAPSYREYGAQLYRGVQPREVYMYWGGDERGNDYQKEPARHDFAWSVPIATQCLHAAGSALAFKIRNEKRVAVCTIGDGGSSKGDFYGAINIAGAQNLPMVAVIVNNQWAISVPRKIQSGAPTLAQKGIAAGLYSIQVDGNDIIAVRKAMEDALERARSGQGGSVLELVTYRLSDHTTADDARRYRGEQEVKDAWAKEPMKRLRNWLVAKKVWDDKKEEAWKAECDDWMDNEVNAYLETKTQPVTAMFDYTFAEVPADLAKQRDLALSLDKKAH